The Streptomyces sp. NBC_00597 DNA segment TGCTGCGCCAAGGTCCCCCTTACGGCAGCTTCCCGATGGTCCCGTTCTGCGGGCGCACCGCGCACGGGCGGTTCCGGGACGGGGCCGCCGTCCACCAGCTGCCGATCAACCAGCCGCCGCACGCCATCCACGGCTTCGGCCGTGACGCCCCCTGGCGCCCCGCCCGTGTCACCGGTACCGAGGCGGCCTTCACGTACGACCTCGCCGAGCCGTGGCCGTACCCGGGCCGGGTCACCCAGGTCGTAGAGCTCGGCCCCGATGCGCTGACCGTCGCCATGGGCGTCGAGACGTACGGCGACTCCTTCCCGGCCCAGGCGGGCTGGCACCCCTGGTTCCGGCGCAACCTCGGCACCGGCGGGGAGGACGTGCGCCTCGACTTCGCGCCCGCTTGGCAGGAGGAGCGCGGCGCCGACCACCTCCCCACCGGCAAGCGCATCGACCCGCTGCCCGGCCCCTGGGACGACTGCTTCGGCATGCCGGACGGTGTCGAGGCGACGCTCACCTGGCCCGGGGCCATCGAACTGAAGATCACCAGTCGGGCCGAATGGCTGGTCGTCTACGACGAGCAGCCCGAGGCGGTCTGCGTGGAGCCGCAGTCCGGCCCGCCGAACGGGTTGAACACGCTGCCCCGCCTGGTCAGCGCCGTGGACCCGCTGGAGGTCTCCATGACCTGGACCTGGAGGCGGCTGTCCTAGCCACTGCCGGCGCGCAATTAAGCTCGGGCCCATGAGTGAAGTACGGGATGCGCTTCTGCAGCAGATCAAGGACAAGGCCGTCGTGCACGGCAAGGTGACCCTCTCCTCCGGCAAGGAGGCCGACTACTACATCGACCTCCGCCGGATCACCCTGGACGGCGAGGCGGCCCCGATGGTCGGCCAGGTCATGCTCGACCTCACCGCCGACCTGGAGTTCGACTGCGTCGGCGGTCTGACCCTCGGCGCCGACCCGGTCGCGACCTCGATGCTCCACGCGTCCGCCGCGCGCGGCGCACGCCTCGACGCCTTCGTCGTCCGCAAGGCGCAGAAGGCCCACGGCATGCAGCGTCGTATCGAGGGCACCGACGTGCAGGGCAAGCGTTGCCTGGTCGTCGAGGACACCTCGACCACTGGCGGGTCCCCGCTGACCGCGGTCGAGGCGGTCCGCGAGGCCGGCGGCGAGGTCGTCGCCGTAGCCACGATCGTGGACCGCGGTGCCGCGGACGCGATCGCCGCGGCGGGCCTCCCTTACCTCACCGGGTACCGGCTCGCCGACCTCGACCTCGCCTGATCTCGCATGCTGGCCCCCCGGAGAACTGGTGACTGAGGTCCCCGGCTCTCCGGGCACAGGTCCTGACCTGCCCTTTCCCCTCGGTGCGGAGTGTTTCACGTGAAACGGTCCACCCGGCACGGGTGGAGTGCCGCGCGGAGTCTGGAAAGATGAGCCCGACGGTTACGTCGCCCCCAGGTCAGGGCCAGCAATCGCACACTCCCCGCACATCCAAGGAGCGGACAGATGCCCATCGCAACCCCCGAGGTCTACAACGAGATGCTCGACCGGGCGAAGGCAGGCAAGTTTGCCTACCCGGCGATCAACGTGACCTCGACCCAGACCCTGCACGCTGCACTGCGCGGCTTCGCGGAGGCCGAGAGCGACGGCATCATCCAGATCTCCACCGGTGGTGCGGAGTTCCTGGGTGGTCAGTACAAGAAGGACATGGTGACCGGCGCGGTCGCCCTGGCCGAGTTCGCGCACATCGTCGCCGCGAAGTACGACGTCACCGTCGCGCTGCACACGGACCACTGCCCCAAGGACAAGCTGGACGGATACGTCCGCCCGCTCCTGGAGGTCTCCGCCGAGCGCGTGGCCCGTGGTCTGAACCCGCTCTTCCAGTCGCACATGTGGGACGGCTCCGCCGAGACCCTGGCCGACAACCTGGCCATCGGCCAGGAGCTGCTCGCCAAGGCCGCCGCCGCGAAGATCATCCTTGAGGTCGAGATCACCCCGACCGGTGGCGAGGAAGACGGCGTCACCCACGAGATCAACGACGAGCTGTACACCACCGTCGACGACGCGATCCGCACCGCCGAGGCCCTGGGCCTGGGTGAGAAGGGCCGCTACCTGCTGGCCGCCTCCTTCGGCAACGTGCACGGCGTCTACAAGCCGGGCAACGTCGTCCTGCGTCCCGAGCTGCTGAAGGACCTCCAGCAGGGCGTCGGCGAGAAGTACGGCAAGAACAGCCCGTTCGACTTCGTCTTCCACGGCGGCTCCGGCTCCTCCGAGCAGGAGATCGCCATCGCGCTGGAGAACGGCGTCGTGAAGATGAACCTCGACACCGACACCCAGTACGCCTTCACCCGCCCGGTCGCGGACCACATGTTCCGCAACTACGACGGTGTCCTGAAGGTCGACGGCGAGGTCGGCAAGAAGTCCACCTACGACCCGCGCACCTGGGGCAAGCTCGCCGAGGCGGGCATGGCCAAGCGCGTCACCGAGGCGTGTGCGAACCTGCGCTCCACGGGCACGAAGCTGAAGTAGTAACGCCTGTACGACCGAAGGGCCCGGTCCACCGTCTCGTGACGGTGGACCGGGCCCTTCGGCGTGGTCAGGGCCGCGGTCGGGCCTCCGGTCGACACTTGCGGGTGGGTGGGTGAGGATGGATGGGCGGTTGCCTTCGGCCTTCCAGACACCGCCGTCGCGGTGGGCGCCGACAGCTCTGCAGCCGCAACTCCTGGCTTCTCCCTGATGGGAGCACCCTCATGCATCTGCACATCCGACGCGCAGCGGTTGCGCTGTCCGCGTTTCCGCTCGCCCTGTCCGGCGCGATCGCCCTCGCGCCGACCGCCGGTGCGGCACCTGCTGCGAGCTGCACGGTCACACCCGCCGCGAACGGGACGTACGTCACCATCTCCGGCGAGGGCTTCTCGGCGCCTCGTAACCTCAATGACGGCGAGACCACCGTGCCCCTGAACGTCGACGCCACCGGACACTTCCTGCTGAAGCGCTTCCAGAAGAACGTCGACTACACCGTTCTCGCCGTCAACGAGAACCAGGACTACCCCTTCAAGAACTGCACGGTCGTCAAGGCGCCGACGTCCCAGACGCCGAAACCCCAGACACCCACGTCCACTCCCAGCCACCGGCCCCACCGCAGGTGATGCCGGGCGGGGCCGGCACGACCGAAGCCTGAGCCGGGCCCGGGGCCGCTGAGCCCCGGCTCCGGCTCCGGCGGACGCTCAGCGGCCGGCCAGGACCGCCGCGTGCGCGCGGGGGCGGTGCAGCGGGCTGTGCCGCACGGGAACCGAAGCCGCAACCGGAGCCGCCGCCGGGGCCAGGCAGCGCGCCGCGTGAGCCACCGAAGCGAGCGTGACGTGCCGGTGCCAGCCCGGCAGGGAGCGTCCGGAGAAGTCCCGCAGGCCGACGTCCTGCACGCTGGCCCCGGCCGCCGCCGACACCCGGTGCGCCGTCTTCGTCATCCGCACCAGCGCCCCGGGTTCCGTCCGCACCATGTCCGTCACCCACAGCTGCGTCGGCAGCCGCCGGGCCGCCTCCCACTCGCCGAACAGCAGGACCTCGCGCCGGCGCCCGGGTGCCGGATCCGGCACCATCACCCGGACGGCCGCCACCAGCGAGGTCCGCCGCGCCCCCGGCAGTTCCGGGTCGGGCCACTCCACCGGCATCCGCAGCCCCCTGACGTTCTGCAGGACGTCCCGCGCGGCCAGCGTGCCCGCGCCGAAGCCCGGAAGCCGCGGGTCGGTCACCAGCAGCCGCGCCTCGGGGCTGATCCGCCCCACCACGGGCACCCGTGCTTCCGCGAAGCGGTTCAGCGCGGCCCGCGTCGCGATGTCCCGGACGTCCAGCACCACCGGGCGCGTGGCCGCCCCCGACTCGCGGGCCTCCCGCAGGGTGTCCAGCACCGCCGTCACCGCGCACTCCTCGTACGACTCGTCGGCGGCCTCCTGCTCCTCTCGAAGGTGGAGCCGCCAACCCACCGGCGTGACGACCCCCGCCGACGTGAACCACGTCCCGAACGCCTGCTGACCACGGAACATCTGCCCGCGGTGCGGGTCGAAACGGTGGCCCGCCCCCACCGAGTGCTCGCCGCCCTTCGGGATCGCCATGGGCTGCGCCACCCACGCGTTGAGCGGAGCCGTCCCTCCCAGGTACTGCGACAGCGCCGCGCGGATCGGCTGCCAGTCCCAGGTGGACGCCGCGATGAAGTGGTGCAGGCTCTGCTCCGCGGCCGCCGCGCCCCCCGCACCGGCGCCGGCGGTGAGCTGCTGCGCGATGTTCCGGATCGACTTGCGGCCCTGCGCCGCCAGCAGTCCGCGCACGTACTGGCGGCCCCGCTCCCGCTGGTCCCTGCGCCGCAGGGAGGTGAACACCGCCGCGCACAGCTCCTCGACCGCCTCGCCGACGGGCTCCCGCCGCCCCGCCGCCGCCCGGACGCCCCGGTACGTGCCGCTGTTCGTGCTGCTGATGCTGGTGTTCACGACTCCCCCTTCGTCGATGGCCCCCCTACCGTCCGTCCGGGCCCCCCTCCCCGGGGAGGTGTGCCGGGCACACGGCTGGGCCGACCTGTGGTGGGGCGCCCACCACAGGTCACCCGGGGGAGCCCCAGGGGTGGTTGGGACCACCGCCCGTACGCGGTACCGCCGCTCCGCGGGAGGGGCCCGATACCCCAGACTTGGTGCATGTCCATTCACCAGAACCTGCTCGGGGGCCCCGCCCCCACCCACCTCCCCGACGAGCCGGGCCGCGAGGCCCTCGCCGCCGGCACCCCGGCGGTCGAGGTGGCCGCCGCGCACCCGACCTCCTCCCTCGCCTGGGCGACCCTCGCCGACGATGCGTTCGCCGCCGGCCGCACCGTCGAGTCGTACGCGTACGCCCGTACGGGCTACCACCGCGGCCTGGACGCGCTGCGCC contains these protein-coding regions:
- a CDS encoding aldose 1-epimerase; the protein is MSTQLSAGGAEVTIDQEDGCRISSLRIDGTELLRQGPPYGSFPMVPFCGRTAHGRFRDGAAVHQLPINQPPHAIHGFGRDAPWRPARVTGTEAAFTYDLAEPWPYPGRVTQVVELGPDALTVAMGVETYGDSFPAQAGWHPWFRRNLGTGGEDVRLDFAPAWQEERGADHLPTGKRIDPLPGPWDDCFGMPDGVEATLTWPGAIELKITSRAEWLVVYDEQPEAVCVEPQSGPPNGLNTLPRLVSAVDPLEVSMTWTWRRLS
- the pyrE gene encoding orotate phosphoribosyltransferase, encoding MSEVRDALLQQIKDKAVVHGKVTLSSGKEADYYIDLRRITLDGEAAPMVGQVMLDLTADLEFDCVGGLTLGADPVATSMLHASAARGARLDAFVVRKAQKAHGMQRRIEGTDVQGKRCLVVEDTSTTGGSPLTAVEAVREAGGEVVAVATIVDRGAADAIAAAGLPYLTGYRLADLDLA
- the fbaA gene encoding class II fructose-bisphosphate aldolase, which translates into the protein MPIATPEVYNEMLDRAKAGKFAYPAINVTSTQTLHAALRGFAEAESDGIIQISTGGAEFLGGQYKKDMVTGAVALAEFAHIVAAKYDVTVALHTDHCPKDKLDGYVRPLLEVSAERVARGLNPLFQSHMWDGSAETLADNLAIGQELLAKAAAAKIILEVEITPTGGEEDGVTHEINDELYTTVDDAIRTAEALGLGEKGRYLLAASFGNVHGVYKPGNVVLRPELLKDLQQGVGEKYGKNSPFDFVFHGGSGSSEQEIAIALENGVVKMNLDTDTQYAFTRPVADHMFRNYDGVLKVDGEVGKKSTYDPRTWGKLAEAGMAKRVTEACANLRSTGTKLK
- a CDS encoding transposase, whose product is MNTSISSTNSGTYRGVRAAAGRREPVGEAVEELCAAVFTSLRRRDQRERGRQYVRGLLAAQGRKSIRNIAQQLTAGAGAGGAAAAEQSLHHFIAASTWDWQPIRAALSQYLGGTAPLNAWVAQPMAIPKGGEHSVGAGHRFDPHRGQMFRGQQAFGTWFTSAGVVTPVGWRLHLREEQEAADESYEECAVTAVLDTLREARESGAATRPVVLDVRDIATRAALNRFAEARVPVVGRISPEARLLVTDPRLPGFGAGTLAARDVLQNVRGLRMPVEWPDPELPGARRTSLVAAVRVMVPDPAPGRRREVLLFGEWEAARRLPTQLWVTDMVRTEPGALVRMTKTAHRVSAAAGASVQDVGLRDFSGRSLPGWHRHVTLASVAHAARCLAPAAAPVAASVPVRHSPLHRPRAHAAVLAGR
- a CDS encoding DUF3151 domain-containing protein; this translates as MSIHQNLLGGPAPTHLPDEPGREALAAGTPAVEVAAAHPTSSLAWATLADDAFAAGRTVESYAYARTGYHRGLDALRRAGWKGHGPVPWEHEPNRGFLRALYALSRAAEAIGEKEEYERCSTFLRDSSETAADVLGA